In Deltaproteobacteria bacterium, the genomic stretch CCGTAGCGTTGATGGTTTGTCGGCGATCCATCCCGGAGCGAGGAGTTCACCGGGGGCCGGATCCGAATTCAGACGGTGGATGACTATGTCTGGACGCAGGCGAATGACCGCTGCGGCGGCCCAAGACGCGTATTCCTCCATGCTCAGGGGGTGGTAATTGCCCGATGTCCACCATTTGGCCAGCGTCGTATTCCGCCCAACATAGCAGCAATGGATCTTGATTCCGTGGACGGGAAGGTCGTTGAGGAAGTTGATCGTGCGGAGGAAATCTTCGGGACTTTCGCCGGGAAGTCCGGCGATGACATGGACGCAGATCTGGAGCCCCTGCCTGGAAACCATGCGGGCGGCCCGGGCAAAACACGCAGACGTGTGCCCACGGTTAATGCGCCGGAGGGTCTCGTCGCAAGATGTTTGCAGGCCGATCTCGACCCATGTCTCGGGATAGTCCTGTTTGGCGATGATTGTTGTTTTTTCTTCGTCCAGGCAGTCAGGCCTGGTGCCGATACACAGGCCGATCAGATCGGGGAGGCCTCGGAGGCCGGAGAGTATATTGCGCAAGACCGGAGCCGGGGCGTGGGTGTTTGTGAAGGATTGAAGATAGGCCAGGTAGCCGCGAAAAGTGTCTCGGGATTCGAAGCGTTCGTGCCATAGCATGTACTGGTCGGCCAGAGTTAGCCCTATTTCGGCCAGTCCAGTTCCGGAGCCGCGTGGATTGCAGAACGCACAGCCTTTGGTCGAGATGGTTCCGTCCCGGTTGGGGCAGCTCAGGCCAGCGTCCAGAGGAATTTTCTTCACTATTCCTCCATATCTGTCCTTGAGATGGGTTTTAAGGGTTCTGTATCGACGTGTCGGGAGGAGTTTCTTTTCCGAAATACGGTCACAGCTCGACTGTTGCCTGGTCGCCGGAATTGTGGTATTTTTCATAGGTTATTGCGTTCCCTCAGTATATCGAAAAATTTGCCGTCCGACGGTCGGAAATGGATGATTTTTTGTAAAAAACAGGAACGGTAGAGAATGCAAGGGCGGACCGATGCGATTTACAGCGAGGTATCATGTCAAAACTATTTGATAAATTCTTAGGGCTGTTTTCCAGTGACCTAGCCATCGATCTGGGCACGGCCAACACGTGCGTGTACGTCAGGGGCAAGGGCATCGTCTTACGCGAACCTTCAGTGGTCGCCGTTAAAAAAGATGGTCGGGGTGGGAACAAGGTGCTGGCCGTTGGGGATGAGGCCAAAAAGATGCTCGGTCGAACTCCTGGCAACATTGAGGCCATTCGTCCCATGAAGGACGGGGTCATAGCCGATTTCGAGATCACGGAGTCCATGCTTCGTCATTTTATCGCCAAGGTGCACAACAGTCGCAAACTCGTCAGGCCTCGGGTGGTCATATGCGTCCCGACGGGAATCACCCAGGTCGAGAAGCGGGCCGTTCGCGAATCGGCCGAGAGTGCCGGAGCCAGGGAGGTCTATCTCA encodes the following:
- a CDS encoding TIGR01212 family radical SAM protein, which produces MKNTTIPATRQQSSCDRISEKKLLPTRRYRTLKTHLKDRYGGIVKKIPLDAGLSCPNRDGTISTKGCAFCNPRGSGTGLAEIGLTLADQYMLWHERFESRDTFRGYLAYLQSFTNTHAPAPVLRNILSGLRGLPDLIGLCIGTRPDCLDEEKTTIIAKQDYPETWVEIGLQTSCDETLRRINRGHTSACFARAARMVSRQGLQICVHVIAGLPGESPEDFLRTINFLNDLPVHGIKIHCCYVGRNTTLAKWWTSGNYHPLSMEEYASWAAAAVIRLRPDIVIHRLNSDPAPGELLAPGWIADKPSTLREIHHELRRSNIVPDSSRQTCPQEPLGK